The following proteins are co-located in the Polymorphospora rubra genome:
- a CDS encoding ABC transporter ATP-binding protein, with protein MPNVLPIASRAQAVAAVRRLLRPRRALAAGSLAVLTAATAVGLLTPPILGHLVDLVTRGRPVDALTLPAILLVVVALVQGVSTAIGIGMIARLGEGMLAELRERFVERALALPLNRVEQAGSGDLTSRVTGDVEVIAEAVRTALPELVRSVLVIGLTLVSLAVLDYRFFVAALLAAPIQALTVRWYLRHSGPLYAAHRLAVGAQQQQLLETVGGAATVRALRLRDQHVDRVTRRSWSAVELALRAIRLITRFYGRLNLAEYVGLAAVLVAGFLLVRSGAVSIGTATAAALYFHNLFGPVNAALRLVDDAQLAAASLTRLVGVAELPAAEEGPARPAPVDGALKISDVGYAYRTGHPVVKGVTLEITPGQRVALVGASGAGKTTLAQLVAGIHRPDHGTIMLGGLDLARLGPAERRRTIAVVTQEVHVFAGPLADDLRLSRMDATDAGLRAALAEVGALEWALALPDGLETVVGDGGHQLSVTQAQQLALARLVLADPKVVILDEATADAGSAGARVLERAADRALAGRTALVVAHRLTQAATADRIVVLDAGRVVETGTHDELAALPEGRYSALWEAWSGSRTLPFRDAPVDQGEIVAGNRHNAHD; from the coding sequence ATGCCGAACGTACTGCCCATCGCCAGCCGGGCGCAGGCCGTCGCGGCGGTACGCCGGCTGCTGCGGCCCCGCCGGGCACTGGCCGCCGGCTCGCTGGCCGTGCTCACCGCCGCGACCGCCGTGGGGCTGCTCACCCCGCCGATCCTGGGCCACCTCGTCGACCTGGTCACGCGGGGCCGCCCGGTCGACGCCCTCACCCTGCCGGCGATCCTGCTCGTCGTCGTGGCGCTGGTGCAGGGGGTCAGCACCGCGATCGGCATCGGGATGATCGCCCGGCTCGGCGAGGGCATGCTCGCCGAGCTGCGTGAACGGTTCGTCGAACGGGCCCTGGCACTGCCGCTGAACCGGGTGGAGCAGGCCGGGTCCGGCGACCTGACGTCGCGGGTCACCGGCGACGTCGAGGTGATCGCCGAGGCGGTCCGGACAGCTCTGCCCGAACTGGTCCGTTCGGTGCTGGTCATCGGGCTGACCCTGGTCAGCCTCGCCGTGCTGGACTACCGCTTCTTCGTCGCCGCCCTGCTCGCCGCGCCGATCCAGGCGCTGACCGTCCGCTGGTACCTGCGGCACAGCGGCCCGCTCTACGCCGCGCACCGCCTGGCGGTCGGTGCCCAGCAACAGCAGCTGTTGGAGACCGTGGGCGGGGCCGCGACCGTACGGGCGCTGCGGCTGCGTGACCAGCACGTCGACCGGGTCACCCGACGCTCGTGGTCGGCGGTGGAGCTGGCGCTGCGGGCGATCCGGCTGATCACCCGGTTCTACGGGCGGCTCAACCTGGCCGAGTACGTCGGGCTGGCCGCCGTACTCGTGGCGGGGTTCCTGCTGGTCCGCTCCGGTGCCGTGTCGATCGGTACGGCGACCGCCGCGGCGCTGTACTTCCACAACCTGTTCGGTCCGGTCAACGCCGCCCTGCGACTGGTCGACGACGCGCAGCTGGCGGCGGCCAGCCTGACCCGGCTGGTCGGGGTGGCCGAGCTGCCGGCGGCCGAGGAGGGTCCGGCCCGGCCGGCCCCGGTCGACGGGGCGCTGAAGATCAGTGACGTCGGGTACGCGTACCGGACCGGTCATCCGGTGGTCAAAGGGGTGACGCTGGAGATCACGCCCGGGCAGCGGGTGGCGCTGGTCGGGGCGAGCGGTGCCGGCAAGACGACGCTGGCGCAGCTCGTCGCCGGCATCCACCGGCCGGACCACGGCACGATCATGCTCGGCGGGCTCGACCTGGCCAGGCTGGGCCCGGCGGAGCGCCGCCGCACGATCGCCGTGGTCACCCAGGAGGTGCACGTGTTCGCCGGCCCGCTCGCCGACGACCTGCGACTGTCCAGGATGGATGCGACGGATGCCGGGCTACGGGCGGCACTCGCCGAGGTCGGCGCGCTGGAGTGGGCACTGGCCCTGCCGGACGGGCTGGAAACCGTGGTCGGCGACGGCGGCCACCAGCTCTCCGTGACGCAGGCCCAGCAGTTGGCGCTGGCCCGGCTGGTGCTCGCCGACCCGAAGGTGGTGATCCTCGACGAGGCGACCGCCGACGCCGGCAGCGCGGGCGCGAGGGTGCTGGAGCGGGCCGCCGACCGGGCGCTGGCCGGCCGTACGGCGCTGGTGGTCGCACACCGCCTCACCCAGGCCGCGACGGCGGACCGGATCGTGGTCCTCGACGCCGGCCGGGTCGTCGAGACCGGCACCCACGACGAACTGGCCGCGCTGCCCGAAGGCCGCTACTCCGCCCTGTGGGAGGCCTGGTCCGGCTCCCGAACTCTCCCCTTCAGGGACGCTCCCGTTGATCAAGGAGAAATCGTGGCCGGGAACCGGCACAACGCCCACGACTAG
- a CDS encoding siderophore-interacting protein, with translation MAYRPFLTRVTRVRRLSPTFTRVTVAGESLAEFAGHGFDQRINLLFLADEDEHLGYVDEPDWFGRWRDTPTRRRAPLRTYTVRAFRPADRELDIDFVVHGDTGPATRFATTARTGDPLTVIGPVVGHPATDVAWAPPPLATRLLLAADAAALPAAASIAESIPAGTTTTVVLEVPEPADVVELDVARDVDLVWLVGSRGERLEQVVRELAPGLSLPAAAPDGAPARAAGGPPDDADDDPWQVPGPDDDRRVGGYAWLAGEAGTVVALRRFLVGDCGVDRRAVAFMGYWRRGRAQPN, from the coding sequence GTGGCGTACCGGCCCTTCCTGACCAGGGTCACCCGGGTGCGTCGGCTCAGCCCGACGTTCACCCGGGTCACCGTGGCCGGCGAATCCCTCGCGGAGTTCGCCGGCCACGGCTTCGACCAGCGGATCAACCTGCTGTTCCTGGCCGACGAGGACGAACACCTCGGCTACGTCGACGAGCCGGACTGGTTCGGGCGGTGGCGGGACACCCCGACCCGGCGCCGGGCGCCGCTGCGGACGTACACAGTGCGGGCCTTCCGGCCGGCGGACCGCGAGCTGGACATCGACTTCGTCGTGCACGGCGACACCGGCCCCGCCACCCGGTTCGCCACCACCGCCCGGACCGGTGATCCGCTGACCGTCATCGGGCCGGTGGTCGGGCACCCGGCGACCGACGTCGCCTGGGCGCCGCCGCCGCTGGCCACCCGCCTGCTGCTCGCCGCCGACGCCGCCGCGCTGCCGGCCGCGGCGTCGATCGCCGAGTCGATCCCGGCCGGCACCACCACGACCGTGGTGCTGGAGGTGCCGGAGCCGGCCGACGTCGTCGAGCTGGACGTGGCCCGCGACGTCGACCTGGTGTGGCTGGTGGGCAGTCGGGGCGAGCGGCTGGAGCAGGTGGTCCGCGAGCTGGCCCCCGGTCTGTCGTTGCCGGCGGCGGCACCCGACGGCGCGCCCGCGCGGGCGGCCGGCGGCCCGCCGGACGACGCGGACGACGACCCGTGGCAGGTGCCGGGGCCCGACGACGACCGCCGGGTTGGCGGCTACGCCTGGCTGGCCGGTGAGGCCGGCACGGTCGTCGCCCTGCGCCGGTTCCTGGTCGGCGACTGCGGGGTGGACCGGCGCGCGGTGGCGTTCATGGGCTACTGGCGCAGGGGCCGGGCCCAGCCGAACTGA
- a CDS encoding FecCD family ABC transporter permease: protein MALLAVVCLLSIAFGTRQIPIGQVVDSFVDPGRVPADVLAIVRGVRIPRTALGLLAGASIGLAGAVMQGLTRNPLADPGLLGVSAGAAFGIVVAIALLNVTGVYGYVWFALLGALLASTVVYLLGGLGRGGATPVKLALAGVGVTLLIGSLTSAIVLSSPLALDRFRFWTAGSIAGQDAGVVLRVLPFLAAGVVLALGTAPALNSLALGDQVARALGQRIGWIRLQGALAVTLLAAGAVAVTGPIVFVGLVVPHLVRMVTGPDYRWLLPYTIVYSPALLLAADVAGRIVARPGEIQVGVIVAFIGGPFFIALVRRRRLAEL, encoded by the coding sequence CTGGCCCTGCTGGCCGTGGTGTGCCTGCTCTCGATCGCCTTCGGGACCCGGCAGATCCCCATCGGACAGGTCGTCGACTCCTTTGTGGACCCGGGACGGGTGCCCGCCGACGTGCTCGCCATCGTGCGCGGCGTACGCATCCCGCGTACCGCACTGGGGTTGCTCGCCGGCGCCTCGATCGGCCTGGCCGGCGCGGTGATGCAGGGCCTGACCCGCAACCCGCTCGCCGACCCGGGCCTGCTCGGGGTCAGCGCCGGAGCCGCGTTCGGCATCGTCGTCGCGATCGCGCTGCTGAACGTCACCGGCGTCTACGGCTACGTCTGGTTCGCGCTGCTCGGCGCGCTGCTCGCCAGCACCGTGGTGTATCTGCTCGGCGGCCTCGGCCGCGGCGGCGCCACCCCGGTCAAGCTCGCCCTGGCCGGCGTCGGCGTGACCCTGCTGATCGGCTCGCTGACCAGCGCCATCGTGCTGTCCAGCCCGCTGGCCCTGGACCGGTTCCGGTTCTGGACCGCGGGTTCGATCGCCGGCCAGGACGCCGGCGTGGTGCTGCGCGTCCTGCCGTTCCTGGCCGCCGGCGTCGTCCTCGCCCTCGGGACCGCGCCGGCCCTGAACAGCCTCGCCCTCGGCGACCAGGTCGCCAGGGCACTCGGTCAGCGGATCGGCTGGATCCGGTTGCAGGGCGCGCTCGCCGTCACCCTGCTGGCCGCCGGTGCCGTCGCCGTCACCGGACCGATCGTCTTCGTCGGGCTCGTCGTACCGCACCTGGTACGCATGGTCACCGGCCCCGACTACCGCTGGCTACTGCCGTACACCATCGTCTACTCCCCTGCCCTGCTGCTCGCCGCCGACGTCGCCGGCCGGATCGTGGCCCGGCCCGGGGAGATCCAGGTCGGGGTCATCGTCGCCTTCATCGGCGGCCCGTTCTTCATCGCGCTGGTCCGCCGGCGCCGACTCGCGGAGCTGTAG
- a CDS encoding ABC transporter ATP-binding protein — protein MTVTAGPATGRAVLRRAVTGQTRYVVPAGLLATGHQAGEALVPVLIGVVVDEAVATGSGGALFGWLGVLGAVFLGLSTSYRFAARAGERAAEQAAHEIRRELTGRILAPYGGAETQLPGALVSVATSDAGRVGAVNMAVTAGIAALAALVTTIVALLSMSVPLGLLILLGAPPVLVAAHLLGRPLQKRGAVEQENAALASGVAADLVAGLRVLKGIGAEPAALARYRVINRRSLAATLRAANAQGWHDGALLAITGVFIAAVALVGARLAAQGAISIGDLVAAVGLALFLFNPLSVVAWVNGQLALARASAARVAAVLSAPPAVPTGDADPAAPVRGELRFTGVAHGPLRIGDLRVAPGELLGLVTADPAAAGTLVRCLARESDPPQGTIALDGVPLTALDPDRFRATVVTAAHDAVLFDGSVRDNVTAVGGPAGPVDAVLAATLLDEVARGLPSGLDTAVGERGRSLSGGQRQRVALARALVADPPVLVVHDPTTAVDAATESHVAAHLRRLRTGRTTLVVTTSPTLLAVTDRVVLLDAEGGTVSGRHGDLVAADKRYAATVLA, from the coding sequence GTGACCGTCACGGCCGGGCCGGCCACCGGGCGGGCGGTGTTGCGCCGGGCCGTCACCGGGCAGACCAGGTACGTCGTCCCCGCCGGCCTGCTCGCCACCGGTCACCAGGCCGGTGAGGCGCTGGTGCCGGTCCTGATCGGGGTCGTCGTCGACGAGGCGGTCGCCACCGGTTCGGGCGGGGCGCTGTTCGGCTGGCTCGGCGTGCTCGGCGCGGTCTTCCTCGGCCTGTCGACGAGCTACCGGTTCGCCGCCCGGGCCGGGGAACGCGCCGCCGAGCAGGCCGCCCACGAGATCCGCCGCGAGCTGACCGGCCGGATCCTGGCGCCGTACGGCGGTGCCGAGACCCAGTTGCCCGGTGCGTTGGTCAGCGTCGCCACCAGCGACGCCGGCCGGGTCGGCGCGGTCAACATGGCCGTCACCGCCGGAATCGCCGCGCTGGCCGCGCTGGTCACCACGATCGTGGCGTTGCTGAGCATGTCGGTGCCGCTCGGCCTGCTGATCCTGCTCGGTGCCCCGCCGGTGCTGGTCGCCGCGCATCTGCTCGGCCGGCCGCTGCAGAAGCGCGGTGCCGTCGAGCAGGAGAACGCGGCCCTGGCCTCCGGTGTCGCCGCCGACCTCGTGGCCGGTCTGCGGGTGCTCAAGGGCATCGGTGCGGAGCCGGCGGCGCTGGCCCGCTACCGGGTCATCAACCGGCGGTCGCTGGCCGCGACGTTGCGGGCTGCAAACGCCCAGGGCTGGCACGACGGCGCCCTGCTCGCCATCACCGGCGTCTTCATCGCGGCGGTCGCGCTGGTCGGTGCCCGGCTGGCCGCGCAGGGCGCGATCAGCATCGGCGACCTGGTCGCCGCCGTCGGGCTGGCGCTCTTCCTGTTCAACCCGCTGTCGGTGGTCGCCTGGGTGAACGGGCAACTGGCGCTGGCCCGGGCCTCGGCGGCGCGGGTCGCGGCGGTGCTGTCGGCGCCGCCCGCCGTCCCGACCGGCGACGCCGACCCGGCCGCCCCGGTCCGTGGCGAGCTGCGGTTCACCGGGGTGGCGCACGGGCCGCTGCGGATCGGCGACCTGCGGGTGGCGCCCGGCGAACTGCTCGGTCTGGTGACCGCCGATCCGGCGGCGGCCGGCACGCTGGTCCGCTGCCTGGCCCGGGAGTCAGACCCTCCACAGGGGACGATCGCGCTGGACGGCGTGCCGTTGACCGCACTCGACCCGGACCGGTTCCGGGCGACGGTCGTCACCGCGGCGCACGACGCGGTGCTCTTCGACGGCAGCGTCCGCGACAACGTCACCGCGGTCGGCGGCCCCGCCGGGCCGGTCGACGCCGTGCTCGCCGCCACCCTCCTCGACGAGGTGGCCCGCGGCCTGCCGTCCGGGCTGGACACCGCCGTCGGGGAACGCGGCCGGTCGCTCTCCGGCGGCCAGCGGCAGCGGGTCGCACTGGCCCGGGCCCTGGTCGCCGACCCGCCGGTGCTGGTCGTGCACGATCCGACCACGGCGGTGGACGCCGCGACCGAGAGCCATGTCGCCGCCCACCTGCGGCGGCTGCGCACCGGACGTACGACGCTCGTCGTGACGACCAGCCCCACCCTGCTCGCCGTCACCGACCGGGTGGTGCTCCTCGACGCCGAGGGCGGCACCGTCTCGGGCCGGCACGGTGACCTCGTCGCCGCCGACAAACGCTACGCCGCGACGGTCCTGGCCTGA
- a CDS encoding ABC transporter ATP-binding protein, with protein sequence MKGDPSGTPEPGPAYPPELHATGLRLGYDDRIVVDGLDLAVPAGRITVIIGGNACGKSTLLQSLARLLTPRGGAVHLDGRSIHSMPTRQVARRIGILPQSPVAPAGLTVIDLVTRGRSPYQTWWRQWSAQDEQAVTGALAATGMREHANRPIDALSGGQRQRAWIAMAIAQGTPVLLLDEPTTYLDLAHQIDVLDLVVDLNRRDGRTVVMVLHDINQAARYADHLIAMKAGRIVAQGRPAEVVTADLVEEVFDLDCRVGVCPVSDAPMIIPVGRHHGARTPNLAVR encoded by the coding sequence TTGAAAGGTGACCCGTCGGGTACGCCCGAACCCGGCCCGGCGTACCCGCCGGAGCTGCACGCCACCGGCCTGCGCCTGGGCTACGACGACCGGATCGTCGTCGACGGGCTCGACCTCGCCGTCCCGGCCGGCCGGATCACGGTGATCATCGGCGGGAACGCGTGCGGCAAGTCGACCCTGCTGCAGTCGCTGGCCCGGCTGCTCACCCCGCGTGGCGGGGCGGTGCACCTCGACGGCCGGTCGATCCACAGCATGCCGACCCGGCAGGTGGCCCGCCGGATCGGCATCCTGCCGCAGTCACCGGTGGCGCCCGCCGGACTCACCGTGATCGACCTGGTGACCCGCGGCCGGTCGCCGTACCAGACCTGGTGGCGGCAGTGGTCGGCGCAGGACGAGCAGGCGGTCACCGGGGCGCTCGCCGCCACCGGCATGCGCGAACACGCCAACCGGCCGATCGACGCCCTCTCCGGCGGCCAGCGGCAGCGGGCCTGGATCGCCATGGCCATCGCGCAGGGCACGCCGGTGCTGCTGCTCGACGAGCCGACCACCTATCTCGACCTGGCGCACCAGATCGACGTACTCGATCTCGTGGTCGACCTGAACCGCCGGGACGGCCGGACCGTCGTGATGGTGCTGCACGACATCAACCAGGCCGCCCGCTACGCCGACCACCTGATCGCGATGAAGGCGGGCCGGATCGTCGCGCAGGGCAGGCCGGCCGAGGTGGTCACCGCCGACCTGGTCGAGGAGGTGTTCGACCTGGACTGCCGGGTCGGTGTCTGCCCGGTCAGCGACGCCCCGATGATCATCCCGGTGGGGCGGCACCACGGGGCCCGTACGCCGAACCTGGCGGTCCGGTGA
- a CDS encoding iron-siderophore ABC transporter substrate-binding protein: MKSSFQIGNGRRLARSVVAVALVGALAACGGDTAETDDPAAPAGDGAWPVVIDHKYGSTSIPAAPTRVVTLGLSDQDTVLALGIKPVGAVDWFGERPFGNWAWVKDRWGDTPPEIVGERDEYDIEKIIELAPDLIIAQYSGMKKEQYDTLSKVAPVVAQSANHEDYSTPWDEMTRTIGQALGKTAQVEQLLGDIDKRLADIRQQHPEFAQQTIVVADPSEPGVYAAFAKSDPKAQLLAEMGFKLSDQVEQAAGQDTAAVVSSERLDILDVDRLLLLASDESVEPRVRADPVFATLKVVTGGKAVFAPYMEPPIGAALSFVTVLSVPYAIDQLLPLLTKTGA; the protein is encoded by the coding sequence ATGAAAAGCTCATTCCAGATCGGCAACGGCCGGCGGCTGGCCCGGTCGGTGGTCGCCGTCGCGCTGGTCGGCGCGCTGGCCGCCTGCGGCGGGGACACCGCCGAAACCGACGACCCGGCGGCCCCGGCCGGCGACGGGGCCTGGCCGGTGGTGATCGACCACAAGTACGGCTCCACCTCGATCCCCGCCGCGCCGACCCGGGTGGTGACCCTCGGGCTCAGCGACCAGGACACCGTGCTGGCGCTGGGCATCAAGCCCGTCGGCGCGGTCGACTGGTTCGGTGAGCGCCCGTTCGGCAACTGGGCCTGGGTGAAGGACAGGTGGGGCGACACCCCGCCGGAGATCGTCGGCGAGCGCGACGAGTACGACATCGAGAAGATCATCGAGCTGGCTCCCGACCTGATCATCGCCCAGTACTCGGGGATGAAGAAGGAGCAGTACGACACCCTGTCCAAGGTCGCCCCGGTCGTCGCCCAGTCGGCGAACCACGAGGACTACTCGACCCCGTGGGACGAGATGACCCGGACCATCGGGCAGGCGCTCGGCAAGACCGCGCAGGTCGAGCAGCTGCTCGGCGACATCGACAAGCGGCTCGCCGACATCCGCCAGCAGCACCCGGAGTTCGCCCAGCAGACCATCGTGGTCGCCGACCCGAGCGAGCCGGGCGTCTACGCCGCCTTCGCCAAGTCCGACCCGAAGGCGCAACTGCTCGCCGAGATGGGTTTCAAGCTCTCCGACCAGGTCGAGCAGGCCGCCGGCCAGGACACCGCCGCGGTGGTCAGCTCCGAGCGGCTCGACATCCTCGACGTCGACCGGCTGCTGCTGCTCGCCAGTGACGAGTCGGTCGAGCCGCGGGTGCGCGCCGACCCGGTCTTCGCCACGCTGAAGGTGGTGACCGGGGGCAAGGCCGTCTTCGCGCCGTACATGGAGCCGCCGATCGGCGCGGCGCTGTCCTTCGTGACGGTGCTCAGCGTGCCGTACGCGATCGACCAGCTGCTGCCGTTGCTGACCAAGACAGGGGCGTAG
- a CDS encoding FAD-dependent monooxygenase produces the protein MKILIVGGGIAGSALALALHRAGLTGEVAEARPDTGDTGGAFLTLAPNGVNALRALGLGDVPAAAGGFELSGLDFRNARGRRIGELPGEHDQQRYGARGVVLRRSRLRAALVDRARAAGVAYTFDARLERLDEHTGGVRAVFADGRVVDADIVIGADGVWSTVRRLTWPDAPTPAYTGIVDCGGWTAMSLPDTARQQMVFGRRAFFGYAAHDGLVYWFTNVPHRREPRRGELDRLDQARWMADIRALHDGDPAPVPAILAAAESSLGAWPVYDLRSLDAWHTSRVCLVGDAAHAASPSSGQGASLAVEDAAVLAGCLRDRAEPVVAFDDFVTRRRDRAEAIVRMGRRIGDRKITSAAGNLFRDLMLPTFLKMGAKAGQEQYAYRVDAQR, from the coding sequence ATGAAGATCCTCATCGTCGGTGGCGGCATCGCCGGATCGGCGCTCGCCCTCGCGCTGCACCGGGCCGGACTGACCGGCGAGGTCGCCGAGGCCCGCCCGGACACCGGGGACACCGGCGGCGCCTTCCTCACGCTGGCGCCCAACGGCGTCAACGCGCTACGGGCCCTCGGCCTCGGCGACGTGCCGGCGGCGGCCGGCGGCTTCGAACTGTCCGGCCTGGACTTCCGCAACGCCAGGGGCCGGCGGATCGGGGAACTGCCCGGTGAACACGACCAGCAGCGGTACGGGGCGCGTGGCGTGGTGCTGCGCCGTTCCAGGCTGCGGGCCGCACTCGTGGACCGGGCCCGGGCGGCCGGCGTCGCCTACACCTTCGACGCGCGCCTCGAACGGCTCGACGAACACACCGGCGGCGTACGGGCGGTCTTCGCCGACGGCCGGGTCGTCGACGCCGACATCGTGATCGGCGCCGACGGGGTGTGGTCGACCGTACGGCGCCTCACCTGGCCGGACGCGCCGACCCCGGCATACACGGGGATCGTCGACTGCGGCGGCTGGACGGCGATGTCGCTGCCGGACACCGCCCGGCAGCAGATGGTCTTCGGCCGCCGGGCGTTCTTCGGCTACGCCGCCCACGACGGCCTCGTCTACTGGTTCACCAACGTGCCGCACCGGCGCGAACCCCGGCGCGGTGAACTGGACCGGCTCGACCAGGCCCGGTGGATGGCCGACATCCGGGCGCTGCACGACGGCGACCCGGCGCCGGTGCCGGCGATCCTGGCCGCCGCGGAGAGCTCACTCGGCGCCTGGCCGGTCTACGACCTGCGCTCGCTCGACGCGTGGCACACCTCGCGGGTCTGCCTGGTCGGCGACGCGGCGCACGCCGCCAGCCCGTCGAGCGGGCAGGGGGCGAGCCTGGCCGTCGAGGACGCCGCCGTCCTGGCCGGGTGCCTGCGCGACCGGGCCGAACCGGTCGTGGCGTTCGACGACTTCGTGACGCGGCGCCGGGACCGGGCCGAGGCGATCGTCCGGATGGGTCGCCGGATCGGCGACCGGAAGATCACCTCGGCCGCCGGCAACCTGTTCCGGGACCTGATGCTGCCGACCTTCCTGAAGATGGGCGCCAAGGCCGGCCAGGAGCAGTACGCGTACCGCGTCGACGCGCAGCGGTAG
- a CDS encoding methionyl-tRNA formyltransferase yields the protein MRVIMFGYQTWGHRTLQALLDSDHEVALVVTHPKSDHAYEQMWDDSVADLARDNGVPVLLRQRPDDDLADDVKRADADIIVATNWRTWIPPAIFNQPRYGTLNVHDSLLPAYAGFSPLIWALINGEPEVGVTAHIMDDELDAGDIVLQRAVPVGPTDTTTDLFHRTLALFGPITLDGLALIASGRTDWARQDRAKASFFHKRSVEDSRIDWTWPAEDLERLVRALSDPYPNAFTYHRGERIRILSAGVSEGRYGGTPGRIFIREGDGIVIVAGAEARRGRSHGLVVKRVRTDDGTELPATEYFRTMGGYLTDRP from the coding sequence ATGCGAGTGATCATGTTCGGTTACCAGACCTGGGGGCACCGGACCCTGCAAGCGCTCCTGGACTCCGACCACGAGGTCGCGCTGGTGGTGACCCACCCGAAGAGTGATCACGCGTACGAGCAGATGTGGGACGACTCGGTGGCCGACCTGGCCCGCGACAACGGCGTACCGGTGCTGCTGCGTCAGCGCCCCGACGACGACCTGGCCGACGACGTCAAGCGGGCCGACGCCGACATCATCGTGGCGACCAACTGGCGCACCTGGATCCCGCCGGCCATCTTCAACCAGCCCCGGTACGGCACGCTCAACGTGCACGACTCGCTGCTGCCGGCGTACGCCGGCTTCTCGCCCCTGATCTGGGCACTGATCAACGGCGAGCCGGAGGTCGGCGTCACCGCCCACATCATGGACGACGAACTCGACGCCGGTGACATCGTGCTCCAGCGGGCCGTACCGGTCGGGCCGACCGACACCACGACCGACCTGTTCCACCGCACGCTGGCCCTCTTCGGGCCGATCACCCTGGACGGCCTGGCGCTCATCGCGTCCGGCCGCACCGACTGGGCCAGGCAGGACCGCGCCAAGGCCAGCTTCTTCCACAAGCGGTCCGTCGAGGACAGCCGGATCGACTGGACCTGGCCGGCCGAGGACCTGGAGCGGCTGGTACGGGCCCTGTCCGACCCGTACCCGAACGCCTTCACCTATCACCGGGGCGAGCGGATCCGGATCCTGTCGGCGGGGGTCTCCGAGGGTCGCTACGGCGGTACGCCGGGCCGGATCTTCATCCGGGAGGGCGACGGCATCGTCATCGTCGCCGGCGCGGAGGCCCGCCGCGGCCGCAGCCACGGCCTGGTCGTCAAGCGGGTCCGCACCGACGACGGCACCGAGCTGCCGGCCACCGAGTACTTCCGCACGATGGGCGGCTATCTGACCGACCGGCCCTGA
- a CDS encoding lysine N(6)-hydroxylase/L-ornithine N(5)-oxygenase family protein yields the protein MPRSSSEVPVHDVVGVGFGPSNLALAIALTEQAGPDRPVTAAFLERQESFGWHRGMLLDDATMQVSFLKDLVTLRDPTSRFSFLCYLKEKGRLVDFINHKTLNPLRVEYHDYLEWAAAQVGDLVRYGHEVIGVRPADTGAGGEIDLVDVLVDTGAGTTVYRARNLVFATGLRPRLPGGVVAGERIWHSGDLLHNLDRLAGDTPTRFVVVGAGQSAAEITARLHEQFTDAEVCAVFSRYGYTPADDSSFANRIFDPAAVDDFYDAPAEVKAQLMGYHGNTNYAVVDGDLIAELYRRSYQERVLGRTRLHMLNVTRLAAATAHGTGVRLVLETLTTGERHTLDADILICATGYDPVDPTTLLGELGDRCERDSQGRLRVHRDYRVATGDSLRCGIYLQGGTEHSHGISSSLLSNGAVRSAEILASIAARRDIAHPAAARV from the coding sequence ATGCCGCGCTCATCGTCCGAGGTCCCCGTGCACGACGTCGTAGGGGTCGGGTTCGGACCGTCCAATCTGGCCCTCGCCATCGCGTTGACCGAGCAGGCCGGGCCGGACCGACCCGTCACCGCCGCCTTCCTGGAACGCCAGGAGAGCTTCGGGTGGCACCGCGGAATGCTCCTGGACGACGCCACGATGCAGGTCTCGTTCCTCAAGGACCTGGTCACCCTGCGCGACCCCACCAGCCGGTTCAGCTTCCTGTGCTACCTCAAGGAGAAGGGCCGCCTCGTCGACTTCATCAACCACAAGACCCTCAACCCGCTGCGGGTCGAATACCACGACTACCTCGAATGGGCCGCCGCCCAGGTTGGCGACCTGGTCCGCTACGGCCACGAGGTGATCGGCGTCCGCCCCGCCGACACCGGTGCCGGCGGCGAGATCGACCTCGTCGACGTACTGGTCGACACAGGCGCCGGCACCACCGTCTACCGCGCCCGCAACCTCGTCTTCGCCACCGGCCTGCGCCCCCGCCTGCCCGGCGGCGTCGTCGCAGGCGAACGGATCTGGCACAGCGGCGACCTGCTGCACAACCTCGACCGGCTCGCCGGCGACACCCCGACCCGCTTCGTCGTGGTCGGCGCCGGCCAGAGCGCCGCCGAGATCACCGCCCGCCTGCACGAACAGTTCACCGACGCCGAGGTCTGCGCGGTCTTCTCCCGCTACGGATACACCCCCGCCGACGACAGCTCCTTCGCCAACCGGATCTTCGACCCGGCCGCCGTGGACGACTTCTACGACGCGCCCGCCGAGGTCAAGGCCCAACTCATGGGCTACCACGGCAACACCAACTACGCCGTGGTCGACGGCGACCTCATCGCCGAGCTCTACCGCCGCAGCTACCAGGAACGGGTGCTCGGCCGGACCCGGCTGCACATGCTCAACGTCACCCGGCTGGCCGCCGCCACCGCGCACGGCACCGGCGTACGGCTGGTGCTCGAGACGCTGACCACCGGCGAGCGCCACACCCTCGACGCCGACATCCTGATCTGCGCCACCGGATACGACCCGGTCGACCCGACGACGCTCCTCGGCGAACTGGGCGACCGGTGCGAACGCGACAGCCAGGGCCGGCTGCGGGTGCACCGCGACTACCGGGTGGCGACCGGCGACAGCCTGCGCTGCGGGATCTATCTCCAGGGCGGCACCGAGCACAGCCACGGAATCAGCTCGTCGCTGCTGTCCAACGGTGCGGTCCGCTCCGCCGAGATCCTCGCGTCGATCGCCGCCCGCCGCGACATCGCGCACCCCGCCGCCGCCCGCGTCTGA